AGAGAAGTTCGAGGCGGGCCTGGCCCTTCTGGGTTCCGAGGTCAAGTCCATCCGCGAGGGCAGGGCCAACCTTCGCGACAGCTTCGCCCGGCTGCGGGGAGGCGAGCTGTTCATCGAGAACATGCACATCGCCCCCTACAGCCACGGCGGCGCCTTCAACCACGAACCCCTGCGCGAGAAGAAGGTCCTCCTGCACAGACAGGAGATACAACGGCTTACCGGAAAGGTCGCCGAGAAGGGCTATACCCTGGTCCCGCTCAGCCTCTACCTGAACGAGAGGGGCAAGATAAAGGTCGAGCTGGGCCTGGCCCGCGGCAAGGCCCAGGCCGACCGGCGCCGCGACATCATGGAGAGGGAGGCCCGCCGCGACATGGAGAGGATGATGAAATCCAGCGGCAGAAGGCGCGAAGAGTGATAGAATCTAGTTGGGACTTCATTCCCACGCACTTTGAAAATCTGGGGGCGAAACGGCTTCGACAGGGATCGGCGGACAGCGCGGGAGCGAGCCGGGGGCCCGAGCCTCGTCAGCAATCGGGAAAACAAAATAAACGCTGACAGCGAGTTAGCACTGGCTGCGTAAGCGGCCCGTCCCTCTCCGGGGGGCCCGCGACCGGGGAAGGGGCGTCATGCAGCGGGATCACCGAGGCCCCACTCCCGTTAAGGCCGAGGGACAGCTTTCCGGGATAGCCGACGGCAGGCCTTTCGCCGGGCGCGCCGGCGGTGAAAAATAAGCGGCGAATACGCTCGTAGAGCCCACCTGGCCGGGTTTCTGGACGGGGGTTCGACTCCCCCCGCCTCCACCATTTTGATAAGACCGACAGATCCGTTCACCGTAGGTTGGGGTCAGGATTTTTCCTGACCCCACTTGCCATTACCAAAGGCCAGCGTAAGCACGCAGCTGTCGTTTCGTTATCCGTTCAGCATTGATGACGTCAGGAGGCCCTATGCTGAAGTTCATCGAGGTCGTCGGGAGTTCGCCACTGGGCTATTCGGAGGCGGTCAGGGAAGCCGTGGAAGCCCTCATCGCCAGGGGCGAGGTAGTGCATTTCTTTCAGGTCGTGGAGGAGAGGGGCTCGGTCAGAGACGGCGAGATCAAGGAGTTCCAGGTCGTCCTCAAAGTGGCCGTCGAGTAGCGAGCCGACCGCGCATCGCAATGCCGAAACCTCACAGCCGCCCGTCCGGGTGCCGTCTATATAAAACCATCCGACCCTGGAGCTCGCGCGTTCAGGCAACTCCTTCAGTAAAATCCCTGGCCCGAGATCCGGGGGTCGGTCTGAAGCGATTTTCGCGAGCAGTATATACGGACGAGGGCTCAGATCAGGATATGTGGACTGCGAGTGTTTCGCGAAGACCGTTACCCCCGGGCTTAGGCCGGTAAAGAACTAAAGGCCGGCCTGGGCGAGCTCCAGGGCCTTCTCCAACTGCAGGTCCTCATCGCCCATGACCGGGTTCTTCACCAGCTCGTCAGGGGTTATGCCCTCGTCGTCGATGCTGGCACCGCTGGGCGTGTAGTAGCGGGCGATGGTCAGCCTGAGGCCGCTGCCGTCGGGCTGCCGGAATATCTTCTGGATGGACCCCTTGCCGAAGGTGGTCTCCCCCACCAGGATGCAGCGCCCGTTCTCACGCAACGCCGCGGCGAATATCTCCGACGAGCTGGCGCTGCCGCGGTCCACCAGGATGATCACCGGCAGGTCCCACTCCACCTCGCCGTCGGCCGTGTACTCTTTGGTGGCGCCGGCGATGCGCCCCCGGGACGATACGATTATCCCGTCGCGCAGGAACATGTCGGCGGCCTTGATGGCGGGCTCCATGTACCCTCCGGGATTGGACCTTAGGTCGATGATGAGGGAATCGGCGCCCTGGCTTTTCAGCTGCGCCAGGGCCTCGGATATCCGGACGTCCACGTCCTCCGTCCAGTCGGTCAGCTGAAGGTATCCCACTCCCCCCTCCTTCATCTCCATCTCGACCACGGGTATCTCTATCTCCCGCCGCACGATGTCGTAGTAGATGAGGTCCGAGGAGGGCGGCCTGACCAGTCCCAGCCTCACCGTGGTGCCCTCCGGGCCCCTGATCATCGAGACCACCTCATCGAGCTGCATGCCGGTTATGTCCTGGCCGTCCACCTCTTTGACGATGTCCCCCTCCTGCAGCCCTACCTCCTGGGCCGGCGTGCCCTCCAGCACCCTCACCACCCGGACCTCGTTCTTCACCATATCCATCGCCACCCCGATGCCGGAAAGGCGGCCGGAGAGCTGGGTATCGAGTATGGTCAGCTCCTCCTCGCTCATGAAGGAGGAGTGGGGATCGTCCAGGAAGTCGATCATCGCAGTTATGCCCCGGTCCACCAGGACATCATCGTCCTCCCCCTCGTCAGCCATGCGCTCGATGCCGCGTGCACCGGCGTACAGCAGGTCGTTTCCGTCCACCTCGTCGACGTAGTTCGTCTCCACGATGTCCTGCGCATCGCTGAAGGAGGAGTTGTTCTCGAGGAACTCCTCGAGTTCCCGCGTTTCTCCGTCCGGCTGCGCGGAAGGCGCTGACCCGTTATCGTCCGAGGAGGAGGAATCGTTCGTAAGGAGGTAGGGGACGGCGAAACAGGCGCCTACCAGGAGCAGGGAGAGCACGACCGCAACGATGATGATGGTGCGGTCCCGCCGGGCCCTGGGGTCTTGCGTTGGGTATGCCATTTCCTGACCGCCCCGGCGCGCGCGCCCCGCGGGCTACACCTCCAGGAAGCGCCCGAGGGCATAGGCGCTGCCCAGGGCGCCGATGATCACGCCCATGACGATCATGACTGGGATGAGCACCCACAGCAGTCCGGGGGAAAGCGAGAGACGCAGGAACTCCAGGTTCTCGATGAGCTTGTCCAGTATCCAGACCTTGACGGACAGCACCACCAGGATGGCGACCAGCGCGCCCACCAGGCCCTCGAACACGCCCTCCATGATGAAAGGCCAGCGGATGAACCAGTTGGTGGCCCCCACCAGCTTCATGATTCCTATCTCCCTGCGCCGCGCGAAGATGGCGACCTGGATGGTCACCGAGACCAACAACACGGCGATGATGGCCATGGCGATGACCCCGATGATGCCGATCTGGCGGAACTTGTCGAAGATGTTCTCCAGCTTCTCAATGGCCGAGCTGGCCGACTTGATGTCCTCGATACGTTCGGGGTAAGGGGCGTTGTTCTGTATCTCCCCCACCACCTTGCCCACGTCCTTGGGGTCCTTGGTCATGACCTCAAACGAGTTTGGCAGCGGGTTCTCGGTGATGTATTCCCACAGCTCCGGCTGGTCCTTGAACCTCTCCTTGAACTCCTGCAGGGCCGTCTCCTTGTCCTTGAAGACCACCCTGTTCGGGTCCACCTCCGGGATGCTCACCAGGAACGCATATATGGCGTCGATCTCCTCCTGCAAGGCGAGGTCGGAGAGGTAGACGTCGACCTCCCCCACCTTGCGCTCGGCGTTCTTGATCATGTTGCTGAACATGTCCCAGCCCATGACCACCAGCCCCAGGATGCCCAGGGATACCGCCACCACGGCTATAGCCGCCACGGCCAGGATGAGGTTCTTGCGCAGGGACCCCCAGGTCTCGGAGGCGAAGTAGGTTATCTTATTCATACCCGTACACGCCTCTGTCCTGGTCGCGGATGATGCGCCCGTTCTCCATGGCGATGACCCGCTTACGGAAGGTGTCCACTATCCCTTTGTCGTGGGTGGCCATTATCACCGTGGTCCCGCTGTCGTTGATCTTTTCGAGCAGGCGCACGATGCCATCAGCCAGCGAGGGGTCCACGTTTCCCGTCGGCTCGTCGGCGAGGAGGATGGGGGGGCGGTTGATGAAGGCCCGCGCGATGGCTACGCGCTGCTGCTCGCCGCCGGAGAGCTCGTCGGGGAAGGAGTCGAGCTTGTGGCCCAGGCCTACCAGCTTGAGCACTTCCGGCACCTGCTGCTCCGCCAAGCGGTGGGACTTGCCGGTAACCTCCATGGCGTAGGCGACGTTCTGGTATACGGTCTTATGGGGCAGGAGCTTGAAGTCCTGGAACACGCACCCGATCTTGCGGCGCAGGTAGGGCACCTTCCACTTGCGCAGCTGGTTGATGTTGGTGTCGGCGATGTAGATCTGCCCCCCGGTGGGCTCCTCTTCCTTGATCAACAGCTTGATGAAGGTGCTCTTCCCGGAGCCCGACGGCCCCACCAGGAAGGCGAACTCACCGCGCTCGATATCCACGGTGACGTCCTCGAGGGCGTAGACGTTGCCCTTATATACCTTGGTGACCCTCCTCATCCGGATCAAACCGTATCATCTCCTCCGCCGCGCTTCCCGGACGCCAACCGCATCATTTTACTACCCGCAGAGGGCGCGTACCACTTCGGCGATGTGACGGGACCCTAGCTTGAAATGTTCCACAAGCTCGTCCGCCGTGCCCGAAGTACCGAAGGTGTCCCTGATGCCCACCCTGCGCATGGGCAGGGGCATCTCCTCTCCCAAGAGTTCGGCGACCGCGCCTCCCATCCCTCCCATGACCGAATGTTCCTCGCAGGTCACCACGCGCCCCGTGCGCGCGGCCGAAGCCAGGATACCCTCCGCGTCCAGGGGTTTTATGGTGTGCACGTCGATGACCTCGGCCTCTGTGCCCTCCGCCGCCAGCTCTTCCGCCGCCTCCAGCGCCTTGTGCACCATGAAACCACAGGCGAGTACGGTGACGTCCCGTCCCGGGCGCAGCACCAGGGCCTTGCCGAACTCGAAGCGGTAATCCTCGCCGAAGATCACCGGCACTTTGGGGCGGCCGATGCGCACGTAGACCGGTCCCTCGATGGCGGCCGCCGCCTTCACGGCCTCGCGGGTCTCGTAAAAGTCGGCGGGGACGATGACTTTCATGCGCGGCACCGCCCGCATCAACGCGATGTCCTCGAGCGCCTGGTGGGACGAGCCGTCCTCGCCTACGGTGATGCCGCCGTGGCTGGCGCAGATCTTCACGTTCAGGTCGGAGTAGGCGATGGTATTGCGCACCTGGTCGTAGGCGCGCCCGGTGGCGAAGATGGCGAAGGTGGAGGCGAAGGCGATCTTGCCCACGGCGGCCAGGCCGGCCGCGGTGGCCATGAGGTTCTGCTCCGCAACGCCGCAGTCCACGAAACGGTCCGGGAAGCTCTTCTTGAACTTCTCCGTCTGGGTGGACTTGGCCAGGTCGGCGTCGAGCACCACGACGCGCTGGTCCCTCTCCCCCAGTTCCAGCAGGGCGGCGGCATAGCCGTCCCGCGTGTTCTTCATCTCCGTCGACGCCTTCATGAGCCCTCGATCTCCCTCAGCGCCTCCTCCATCTCCTCGGGCGTGGGCGCCTTGCCGTGGAAGTCCACCTTGTTCTCCATGAAAGAGACCCCCTTGCCCTTGATGGTGTGGGCCACGATCATCGCCGGACGGTCCACGGCCGTGGCGCGGTCCAGTGCCCCGCAGACCTCCATGATGTCGTGGCCGTCCACCTCCTCCACCTCCCAGCCGAAGGAACGCCACCTGGCCGCGATATCCCCGAGGTCGATTATCTCGCAGCAGTCGCCATCTATCTGCAGGCCGTTGTTGTCCAGCACGGCGACGAGGTTGTCGAGGCACTGGTGATTCGCCAGCATGGCGGCCTCCCAGATGCTCCCCTCCTGGCTCTCACCGTCGCCCACCAGCGCGTAGACCCGCGCAGGGTTGCCGTCCATGCGCAGGCCCAGGGCCATGCCGCACGCCGCCGCCAGCCCCTGTCCCAGTGAACCGGTGGAGATCTCCACCCCCGGGGTCTTGAGGCGGTCGGGGTGTCCCTGCAGGATGGAGCCCAGGCGGCGGAGGTGCCACAGCTCCTCGCGGTCGAAGTAGCCGCACCTCGCCAGCACCGCGTAGAGGGCGGGGGCGGCATGTCCCTTGGAGAGCACGAAGCGGTCGCGGTCGGCCCAGTCCGGGTTCAGCGGGTCGTGGTTCATGGCATGGAAATACAGGCAGACCAGTATGTCCGCGCAGGAGAGAGAACCCCCCGGGTGGCCGCTCTGGGCCAGCCCGATCATGCGCACGATGTCCCAGCGTACGTCCCTGGCAATACCTTCCAGACGTTCCCGGAGCTTGTCGTCCGCCTTCTGCAAAACGACCCCTTTCGATCCTTGCGCGGGGCGTCCACGCTCCCGTCCCGGCCTCTCCGGCGGCCTGTCCCTCAACCGTTGCCCAGACCTTTGTCCCGTGACGCGAGTAAACCCTCCAGGCTCTCGAGGGAGTAGTTTATCACGCTCAGAGGAGCCACGTCAGTTCCCGTGATATTTCGACCGCGCGAAAAGATTCTCCTGCAAAATCCAAGGGGTCAGGTCTTGTCTCTTGGATACTCCGGTATGTATTCCATTAAATACCATATTTCACCTCGTTAACCAGCGCTTTTGTAAGCAGCATTCCGATGTGCGCATCATAAAAACAAGACCTTACCCCTTAACGCGCGGCTTTCCAGCGCAGGTAGGCGTCTATGAGTTCGTCGAGGTCGCCGTCGAGCACCGCGTCCACGTTGCCTATCTCCAGGTCGGTGCGGTGGTCCTTGGCCATGCGGTAGGGGTGCAGCACGTAGGAGCGTATCTGGCTCCCGAAACCGATGCCCATCTTCTCCCCCCGCAGCTTCTCGATCTCCTTCTCGCGCTCGCGGCGGGCGAGGTCGGCGAGGCGGGCCTCGAGGATACGCATGGCCGTGGCGCGGTTGGATATCTGCGAGCGCTCGTTCTGGCACGACACCACCACTCCCGTGGGCAGGTGGGTGATGCGCACGGCGGAGTCGGTGACGTTGACGTGCTGCCCTCCAGCACCGCTCGAACGGTAGGTCTCGACCCGCAAGTCCTTGGGGTCGATCTCGATGCTCTCCTCCTTGTCCAGCATGGGGATCACGTCCAGGGACGCGAAGGAGGTGTGACGGCGGCTCGAGGCGTCGTAGGGGGATATGCGCACCAGGCGGTGCACGCCTTTCTCGGAGAGGAAGAGCCCGTAAGCGAAGCGGCCGTGTACGGTGAAGGTGGCGCTCTTGATGCCGCCGCCCTCGCCCGGCTGCAGGTCGTTGAGATCGGCCTTGAAGCCGCGCGCGTCGGCCCAGCGCAAGTACATTCGCAGCAGCATCTCCGCCCAGTCCTGCGACTCCAGACCCCCGGCCCCGGGGTGGATGCTGACGATGGCGTCGTGGGAGTCGAACTCGCCCGAGAGCAGGCTCTCCTCCTCGAGGCGGTCCACCTCCCGCTGCAGCCTGGCTACACCCTTCCCGATATCGGTGGTCAGGCTGGCATCGTTCTCGTCTTGCGCCAGTTGAGCGAGCTCCTCGAGTTCCCTCCGCTCCGACGCCAGCCTCTCCCAGGTCTCCACGGTGTCCTTTAAAGCCGAGAGCCGCCCCAGGACGCGGCGTGCGTTGTCCTGGTCGTCCCAGAGGTCCGGGCGGGCGGACTCTTTCTCCAACTCCTCCGCCTCCGCCCGCTTTCCCTCTATGTCAAAGATACTCCTTTATCTTGACCAGCCTTCCCGCGATCTCCTCCAGCTCGCTGCGGTAATCACTCAGCACATCTCTCTCCTTATCCCTATGTCTTTGCGCCTACTTGTCGCTTGTATCGCGTAAGCCAGCCCTTTCGCGAAGCGGAAGGCATATTGCGAGGAGGCGAAGCCGTCGTGGCAAGCTCGATAGACCGGCACGCCTCAACATGATGCCTCCTCGCGGCGGTGTCCAGCGCCAGTCCCGGCGCTTCCAGGCCTGACCTGGCACGTGTACGTCCTCAGGATCCGCAACAATTCTTGTACTTCTTCCCGCTCCCGCAGGGGCAGGGGGCGTTTCGGCCCACCTTCTGGGAACGGGCGGCGGCCTTCTTCCCGCCGCCTTCCCTGCCCCCCTCCTCGACCACGCGCAGGGCTGGCCTCTCGTCGGCCCTCACCACCTTGACGTGGAACATGTAGCGCAGAAACTCCTCCTGGATGCCGGCGATGAGCTCCTGGAAGGTCGCGAAGGCCTCGTTCTGGTATTCCACCAGGGGATCGCGGCCCGCGAAGGAACGCAATCCCACGCTGTCGCGCAGGTGGTCCATGTCGTAAAGGTGGTCGCGCCATCGATTGTCGATGACCCGCAGCATGACCAGGCGTTCCAGCTCTCGCATATCGCGCCCCGACTCCGCGAACTCCGCCTCCCTCGCACCGTAGGCCTCGAGGGCATCCTCCACCAGGGCGGCCTCCAGTGCCCCGTAGGACACCGCCTCGAGGTCGATACTCCCGGGGTCGAAGCTCACCGGGTACAGAGCCTGCAGGCTGTGGAAGAGGCTCTCCATGTCCCAATCCGTAGGGTGATCACTGGGGTCGATGTGCCTCTCCAGGATGGCCGCGACGGCCTCGGGGATCATCTCCTCGGCGCGCGCATGCAGGTCCTCTCCCTGGAGCAGGCGCTCGCGCTCGGCATAGATAACCTCCCTCTGGGTGTTCATCACGTCGTCGTACTTGAGGAGGTTCTTGCGCACCTCGAAGTTGTTGGCCTCCACGTTCTTCTGGGCCGTCTCGATGGCCTTGGTGACCATCTTGTTGTCGATGGGCATGTCGTCCGGCAAACGCAGCCTGTCCATGAGCGAGGCTACCGTCGAGGAAGCGAAGATGCGCATGAGGTCGTCCTCCAGGGAGAGGTAGAAACGGGACAGTCCGGGGTCGCCCTGGCGCCCGGAGCGCCCGCGCAACTGGTTGTCAATGCGCCGCGCCTCGTGGCGTTCCGTCCCCAGCACATAGAGGCCTCCCGCCTCGACGACCTTCTTCTTCTCCTCCTCACACTCACGCCGCGTCTCCTCGAGGACCTCCGCGTATTCCTCCTCACTCACTTCCTCCCTCCCCGCCAGCTTCTGCCGGGCGAGCATTTCCGGGTTCCCACCCAGCATGATGTCGGTGCCGCGGCCGGCCATGTTGGTAGCTATGGTCACCGCCCCCAGGCGCCCCGCCTGGGCCACGATCTCCGCCTCGCGCGCGTGGTGCTTGGCGTTGAGGACCTGGTGGGGTATGCCCCTCTTCTTGAGCATTCCCGAGAGGCGCTCGGACTTCTCGATGGAGATGGTGCCCACCAGGACCGGCTGTCCTTTCTCATAGCAAGCGGCTATGTCCTCGACCACGGCTCTGAACTTGGCCTCCTCCCCCTTGTAGATGAGGTCGTTCACGTCGTCGCGGACCATGGGCAGGTTGGTGGGTATCTCCACCACCTCCAGCCCGTATATCTCCTCGAACTCGCCGGCCTCGGTGGCCGCGGTCCCGGTCATGCCCGCCAGCTTGTCGTACATGCGGAAAAAGTTCTGAAGGGTGATGGTGGCCAGGGTCTGGTTCTCCTGCCGCACCTTGAGACCTTCCTTGGCCTCCACAGCCTGGTGCAGGCCGTCGCTCCAGCGGCGCCCGGGCATGAGGCGGCCGGTGAACTCGTCCACGATGACCACCTGCCCCTCCGTGACCACGTAGTCCACGTCGCGGCGGTAATGTTCCTTTGCCTTGAGGGCGTTCTGCATGTGGTGGACCAGGGGGGTGTTGAGGTGGTCGTAGAGGTTCTCCAGCCCCAGTATCGTCTCCACCTTGTGGATGCCCTCCTCGGTGATGGAGACGGTGCGCGTCTTCTCCTCGATCTCGTAGTCCTCCCCCAGCTTCAGCCGCGGCGCCACCTGCGCGAACTGGCGGTAGAGGCGCGCCGACTCCTCGGCCGCCCCGGAGATGATCAGGGGGGTGCGCGCCTCGTCGATGAGGATGGAGTCGACCTCGTCCACTATGGCGTAATTGTGGCCCCGCTGCACCATGCGGTCCGGCCTTATCTCCAGGTTGTCCCGCAGGTAATCGAAGCCGAACTCGTTGTTGGTGCCATAGGTGAGGTCCGCGCCGTAGGCCACCATGCGCTCTTCCTTGGGCATCTGGGCCTGGATGAGCCCCACGTCGAGGCCCAGGAACGAGTAGATGGCGCCCATCCACTCGCTGTCGCGGCGGGCCAGGTAGTCGTTGACCGTAACCACGTGGACCCCCTTGCCCTCCAGGGCGTTGAGGTAGACGGCCAGGGTGGCCACCAGGGTCTTGCCCTCGCCCGTCTTCATCTCGGCGATCTTGCCCTGGTGGAGGACGATGCCCCCCATGATCTGCACGTCGAAATGGCGCTGTCCAAGGGTGCGCACCGCCGCCTCCCTCACCGCGGCAAAGGCCTCCGGGAGCAGCTCGTCCAGGGTGGCCCCGTCCCGGATCCTCTCGCGGAACCGCTCCGTGCCGGCGCGCAGTTCGGCGTCGCTCATCCGCTGCACCTCGGGCTCCAGCGCGTTCACCGCCTGCACGACCTCGGCGAGCTGTTCCAGGCGCTTGCGCTCTCCCATGCGCAGTACTTTTCCGAAGGCCTTGAGCAAGAGACGTCACTCCTCTTCAGCTATGAATGTAATTGTATTCATGTCTCCAAATATAGCGGACTCCCAGGGGTCAGGTCCTGTCTTTTACCTATTACGCCGTGAAGGCGTACACATAAGTGCTGGTCACAAGCGGGCATATGCCCAAAGCCCCTTGAGATACCCGAGTATCCAAGAAACAAGACCTGACCCCTTAGACGGGGGTTAGTCCTCGTCCCTGAATATCTCCTCGAAACTCTCCTTCAGCTCTTCCTCCTCCAGCACCCTGGCCCTCTGCGTGATCTC
The Actinomycetota bacterium genome window above contains:
- the smpB gene encoding SsrA-binding protein SmpB, with amino-acid sequence MGRVKTLAENRKARHDYHIEEKFEAGLALLGSEVKSIREGRANLRDSFARLRGGELFIENMHIAPYSHGGAFNHEPLREKKVLLHRQEIQRLTGKVAEKGYTLVPLSLYLNERGKIKVELGLARGKAQADRRRDIMEREARRDMERMMKSSGRRREE
- a CDS encoding dodecin family protein, which produces MLKFIEVVGSSPLGYSEAVREAVEALIARGEVVHFFQVVEERGSVRDGEIKEFQVVLKVAVE
- a CDS encoding S41 family peptidase, producing the protein MAYPTQDPRARRDRTIIIVAVVLSLLLVGACFAVPYLLTNDSSSSDDNGSAPSAQPDGETRELEEFLENNSSFSDAQDIVETNYVDEVDGNDLLYAGARGIERMADEGEDDDVLVDRGITAMIDFLDDPHSSFMSEEELTILDTQLSGRLSGIGVAMDMVKNEVRVVRVLEGTPAQEVGLQEGDIVKEVDGQDITGMQLDEVVSMIRGPEGTTVRLGLVRPPSSDLIYYDIVRREIEIPVVEMEMKEGGVGYLQLTDWTEDVDVRISEALAQLKSQGADSLIIDLRSNPGGYMEPAIKAADMFLRDGIIVSSRGRIAGATKEYTADGEVEWDLPVIILVDRGSASSSEIFAAALRENGRCILVGETTFGKGSIQKIFRQPDGSGLRLTIARYYTPSGASIDDEGITPDELVKNPVMGDEDLQLEKALELAQAGL
- the ftsX gene encoding permease-like cell division protein FtsX; translated protein: MNKITYFASETWGSLRKNLILAVAAIAVVAVSLGILGLVVMGWDMFSNMIKNAERKVGEVDVYLSDLALQEEIDAIYAFLVSIPEVDPNRVVFKDKETALQEFKERFKDQPELWEYITENPLPNSFEVMTKDPKDVGKVVGEIQNNAPYPERIEDIKSASSAIEKLENIFDKFRQIGIIGVIAMAIIAVLLVSVTIQVAIFARRREIGIMKLVGATNWFIRWPFIMEGVFEGLVGALVAILVVLSVKVWILDKLIENLEFLRLSLSPGLLWVLIPVMIVMGVIIGALGSAYALGRFLEV
- the ftsE gene encoding cell division ATP-binding protein FtsE, with the protein product MRRVTKVYKGNVYALEDVTVDIERGEFAFLVGPSGSGKSTFIKLLIKEEEPTGGQIYIADTNINQLRKWKVPYLRRKIGCVFQDFKLLPHKTVYQNVAYAMEVTGKSHRLAEQQVPEVLKLVGLGHKLDSFPDELSGGEQQRVAIARAFINRPPILLADEPTGNVDPSLADGIVRLLEKINDSGTTVIMATHDKGIVDTFRKRVIAMENGRIIRDQDRGVYGYE
- a CDS encoding transketolase family protein encodes the protein MKASTEMKNTRDGYAAALLELGERDQRVVVLDADLAKSTQTEKFKKSFPDRFVDCGVAEQNLMATAAGLAAVGKIAFASTFAIFATGRAYDQVRNTIAYSDLNVKICASHGGITVGEDGSSHQALEDIALMRAVPRMKVIVPADFYETREAVKAAAAIEGPVYVRIGRPKVPVIFGEDYRFEFGKALVLRPGRDVTVLACGFMVHKALEAAEELAAEGTEAEVIDVHTIKPLDAEGILASAARTGRVVTCEEHSVMGGMGGAVAELLGEEMPLPMRRVGIRDTFGTSGTADELVEHFKLGSRHIAEVVRALCG
- a CDS encoding transketolase, which translates into the protein MQKADDKLRERLEGIARDVRWDIVRMIGLAQSGHPGGSLSCADILVCLYFHAMNHDPLNPDWADRDRFVLSKGHAAPALYAVLARCGYFDREELWHLRRLGSILQGHPDRLKTPGVEISTGSLGQGLAAACGMALGLRMDGNPARVYALVGDGESQEGSIWEAAMLANHQCLDNLVAVLDNNGLQIDGDCCEIIDLGDIAARWRSFGWEVEEVDGHDIMEVCGALDRATAVDRPAMIVAHTIKGKGVSFMENKVDFHGKAPTPEEMEEALREIEGS
- the prfB gene encoding peptide chain release factor 2 (programmed frameshift), translated to MLSDYRSELEEIAGRLVKIKEYLDIEGKRAEAEELEKESARPDLWDDQDNARRVLGRLSALKDTVETWERLASERRELEELAQLAQDENDASLTTDIGKGVARLQREVDRLEEESLLSGEFDSHDAIVSIHPGAGGLESQDWAEMLLRMYLRWADARGFKADLNDLQPGEGGGIKSATFTVHGRFAYGLFLSEKGVHRLVRISPYDASSRRHTSFASLDVIPMLDKEESIEIDPKDLRVETYRSSGAGGQHVNVTDSAVRITHLPTGVVVSCQNERSQISNRATAMRILEARLADLARREREKEIEKLRGEKMGIGFGSQIRSYVLHPYRMAKDHRTDLEIGNVDAVLDGDLDELIDAYLRWKAAR
- the secA gene encoding preprotein translocase subunit SecA encodes the protein MLKAFGKVLRMGERKRLEQLAEVVQAVNALEPEVQRMSDAELRAGTERFRERIRDGATLDELLPEAFAAVREAAVRTLGQRHFDVQIMGGIVLHQGKIAEMKTGEGKTLVATLAVYLNALEGKGVHVVTVNDYLARRDSEWMGAIYSFLGLDVGLIQAQMPKEERMVAYGADLTYGTNNEFGFDYLRDNLEIRPDRMVQRGHNYAIVDEVDSILIDEARTPLIISGAAEESARLYRQFAQVAPRLKLGEDYEIEEKTRTVSITEEGIHKVETILGLENLYDHLNTPLVHHMQNALKAKEHYRRDVDYVVTEGQVVIVDEFTGRLMPGRRWSDGLHQAVEAKEGLKVRQENQTLATITLQNFFRMYDKLAGMTGTAATEAGEFEEIYGLEVVEIPTNLPMVRDDVNDLIYKGEEAKFRAVVEDIAACYEKGQPVLVGTISIEKSERLSGMLKKRGIPHQVLNAKHHAREAEIVAQAGRLGAVTIATNMAGRGTDIMLGGNPEMLARQKLAGREEVSEEEYAEVLEETRRECEEEKKKVVEAGGLYVLGTERHEARRIDNQLRGRSGRQGDPGLSRFYLSLEDDLMRIFASSTVASLMDRLRLPDDMPIDNKMVTKAIETAQKNVEANNFEVRKNLLKYDDVMNTQREVIYAERERLLQGEDLHARAEEMIPEAVAAILERHIDPSDHPTDWDMESLFHSLQALYPVSFDPGSIDLEAVSYGALEAALVEDALEAYGAREAEFAESGRDMRELERLVMLRVIDNRWRDHLYDMDHLRDSVGLRSFAGRDPLVEYQNEAFATFQELIAGIQEEFLRYMFHVKVVRADERPALRVVEEGGREGGGKKAAARSQKVGRNAPCPCGSGKKYKNCCGS